The Argentina anserina chromosome 5, drPotAnse1.1, whole genome shotgun sequence genome includes the window TACGTTACTCTTTAACTCTTATAAGAGAGAACCTCAACTCAAAACAAGTACTAGCAACTAATTCCATGAGCCACAACGGCCCCTGCTTCACTGATGTGCAACTCCATCATGTCGCATTTTACATGCTTCTATGAGACGGGTAAGTCTTGATCATCTAGAGAAAATTCCAAATAACATAAAATTTTGTTAGTGTGTCATTGTGAATTTGTTATCCTTGTCAATTgtaataatgtttttttttttgagaaaaaataaTGTTCATTGACACAATGTGTTAGGATCACAATTATTAAGATGGGTCATGTATTAACCTATGAGTAATCTTATTCTATTTTGGGCCATATATTTGTGATGGGCTTTTGGGTCGGGTCATCATTCCAGATCCTTATGGTATTCTGGTTGTAACGATTATATAAACTGTGAGCTGCACTTTGTATGGGGATatcaatgaaaatgaatatgaagtttatttagttTATTTCCTTTTTGTATTGTTAATTTCGCTTCAATCTTCTTGTTGCAACCCGGAGGCTGTTCCAATAAGGACCAACTTCGTGCGGACTTTTTGTCAGGACTTTTAAACTCAATCATTGGATAAAATTGATGGTTTTCATTTTAAGTGCAAAATAGGATGGGATACACATAATCAACCCTCACATCTCCCCAGTTCCTTTTCCTCTTCATCTCCATGGTAAACCACCTCCTCTGCCCCTCTTCCCAAACTGTAGAGAAGAGCAATAATCCCAAAGTTGGTTGTAGCAACATCATATCGCATCACCGTAAGAATTGACTCGCCGTCTCACATCTCTtcactttctctcttcttctctctcatcTACTTCGAAGACCCCGACGGTATCGGCGAGGACTATATCTGATCCTCACCCCTCTCTTAACCCAAACACtcctcaccaccaccacccccACCTCCCAACAATTAGTCCTCCCAGATTTGACTGTTCTCGTTCCTAATTCTTCCATCACTATTTGAATAAGACCAACAATCTAAAAAAATACTGTGAAAAAGGGTAAGATAGTAACAAATCAAGACATCTATGATTTTGATTCTGAGTTAAATCTTTAGGTTATGATTTCAATccattaatttttattaccaTAACACCAAAATGTTGAAGGGTAAAATGCATAATCACATATTAatccttcttttctttatagCTGGGAAATGGTTATGAACTTATGATGGAGAGGATGATAGAGATGGAGATGAAAGGGCGGAGGAGGACGTTGCGACAGAAGAGGAAATGGGTGAGTTGATTCGGTGTATGCAGTTCTATTTTGcttttaaaatgaaaaatgttCCTTTAATCTGATGATTGAGTTTAAAAGTCCTTATGAAGTCCGCAAGAAGTTGGTCCTTATTGGAACAGCCTCTGTTGCAACCCTATGTATGGATTTTGACCCTaacatttggtatcagagacCTTCGGTCCATATGGGCGAGCTATATCATGTTACTAGTTATCCCACCCTACCGTCGCCGCAACTTGCGTCTGACGATCCCGCCCTCCCTTCTCCATGGAAAGTGTTATTTGATTGTTATGGGCTTTTCTACTACTGGATATAAAAACAAACGTCACCCAGCTTGAAAGGCCTTGGGTTTCGTCTATGTCGTCGTCTTCATCACTTTACCCATCATACTCTGCATACCCATCATTTCCTCCACTTGCTAGCTCCGGGTATACACTACCCTCCCACTACCACAATCTCGGTCACCAACATCCGGAACCGCCTACGATGGTCATTAATGGCTACACACTTACTCTCCAATTTCCTTTCCCCACCCAGAAAGATACAAACTTCAACCCACCCCTTCACTCCCACTCGCATCCACTGTGGAACCATATTTTCCTTCCTTTCAGCCACAATATGTCGTCAATCAATCAATTCCCACATTTCAGTCACAAATTATGTGTCCCAATTCACTAGCACATAAAACCCAGTAGCCGCAACCATCCCCTTTCTTCACAAAATCAAGCCCCGATAGCCAACCCTAACCCACAGTTTGATGCAACACTACATGCTTGCCTCGTCGCTTTTCAGAAATTCAACCACACCCTAACAACCAAGATGCAAAAGTGTTAGAGTCAACTTCAAGAGTCTCGTGTCAAATTGGGGCAACTTCGAAAAACTTCCACCAAACTTCGAGCTTCTGCAACCTTTGCACACAGTGCTCCACAATATGCTTCGGCAGACCCGACGCTCCCAACCCCTTGGAGAGGCTTAATTGATGGTTCATTGGGTTCCTTGTATTATTGGAATTCAGAAACTAACGAGACCCAGTATGAGAGGCCATGTCAAGAGGTTCCTCAAACTCCACCAACATTCACTTCTTATTTGTGCCGTGCTGAAGTTATTTCTTCATACCTACTACATCATATGTACTTACCTTAAAGGGAGGAAGGGAGGTCCAACATCATGTGTAcatgttcatattttgagtttgGAGTTAGTGCAGCATATGTATCATATTGACTTGCTGTTTGGTCGGATCAAGGCCATTGTTGCAAGTATTTTTATTCTATTGCACTTAATGACACCACTTCCTTGTCAGAGGAACTCTCCACTAGTTCATTTGCTCAATTGCCCACATTTATGTCGATAGGGTTGGTCCAGCCTCAACATGAACACAAGAAGTGGTCTGTTGCAATTATTCTTGCGCTTATCTCAAGTTGCTTGCATGTTATTGATCACATGAAAAAGTTTAAGGATACTACAAGACTTGTTCAGGTTATGTGTAGTTGCAAGAACACTCTTGCAAAAGAAACATAGGGAGTTGGCTTGGGGTTTTCTTGCCACGATTTGCTCATCAGAGCTGTTGTTGCTACAAGTGATGAGAAGAAGTTGCACATTGCCATGATTTCTCAGCAATCCCTTGTTGATTGCAGACCTCGAACTCTTTGCTTAGTGTTCTCCTACCGAGCTCTTTTATCATTCGGGATTAAAGACCATTTCATAGTTCTTAGTGTGCTTCATTTACCCATATATTCTTGAAACAATAATACAAGTGATGCATAAACTGGAGAGATGATTTTTGTGTATGAGTACATGGCTCCTGAGTCATTGCCTCAACAGCTCCGTGGTGATAACAAAGCCTTATGAGAGCCAGTTGCTTGGGGTCTACAATTCGCTGCACATTGTTCTTTCTCAAGGCATGAGGACATGGCTTCTTTTAGGGGGGCATGATTGTTAGGTTCACAATTACTAAGATGGGTCATGTATTAGCCTATGAGTAAATCTTATTCTATTTTGGGTCAGATATCTGTAATGGGCTTTTGGGTCGGGTCGTCATTCTGGATCCTTAGAGTATTCTGGTCGTACCGAGTATTATCACACTCTATACGGGACatcaatgaaaatgaataGAAAGTTTATTTAGTTTATTTCCTTTTCGTATTGTTAATTTCGCTTCAATCTTTTTGTTGCAACCCTATGTATGAATTCTGATCCTAACACAATGACACATAGTATAGTTTGATAACGAAAAACTGAACCCGATTTCCCATTCAAACCGGTACCAGTTACGATCCTAAAATAAAAAACGGGTCGGGTAAAAGGGTTTAGGCCTTTAGGGCTTTGATTTATTTATGTGTATGTtgagcttctctctctctcagtatTTTCCCCATCTGAAAACTCTCGCTGTGCTTCTCAGATACTCTCAGGTACCACATCTCTTCTCTCTACTACCCTTATATATCTGATTTTATAGCTTCAGTTTTGTTTATATCCAATCGTTCTTCTTCAATAGTGTGTTTGATTTTGCTTATAAAAGCTAAGAACACTACTTCTGAGTTCTGGGTTCTACAGAGAAAACCCACTTTATAGTTTGATTGACAAAGTTGAATTCTGGGTTCTCTTGTAAAAGATTtaactttttctaatttttagggggggggggggggttaatTTTAGATATGGTTGTGGATAGTTTTAGGGTTATGGGCTCAGTCTAATTAAGCTTTGGGGTTTAAGTAGGGATAGTAAGATTGAGGCTGCTTAATTGTTATAACTAATAccaactgttttttttttttgggtttatttcgTCAGTGATTTAGGGTTGACAGAGACACAGAGCCCTGAAAAATGGAGCCAGAGAGAAAGCTAACGGGGGCGGCTGCTACGGTGTTCCAAGAAGGCGTAGGGTTAGTTATGTCTCGGTGGTCGGCGCTCCAATTGGCCGTCGAGAACGAGTGGGGCGGCCGTGACTCGCGCCAAAAGGCCGAGCAGCTCGTTTCCGACATCGTCTACTGGGTCAATCACTCCACCGGTACTTTTTTATGTACCCAAAGTTTCCTACTCTTACTTCATATGTAGTCGATAAATTATGAATCTTTGTGCCGGAAACTCTCCAATTCCATCACTCAATTATGAGCTTGCAATGTGGTCTAACTCATCTCTACTATTTAATTTGTCAAAGGAAATATGTGAATTCTCATTCTGATAGTTATGTGCCGCATTCTTTTGCagaacctctatatatagatgatttAGAAGAAATGCTGATTGAAGCTATGAGCTCCCTCAATACTTTGATAGAGGATGGTAGCATTGAGGAGGTATGTTTCAGACTTTCAACACATCATTTTATTAGATATATTGTAACTTCTTGATGGATTGTGTTGCAAGTTGCGCCATTTTCTTAGACATATTGTAACATCTTGATGGCTTGTATtacaaatattttttgttgtgCTATGCTTGTGGAGGGAGTGTACATTCAGAGATTGTCTGTTGTTCTGATTCAGTCCTTTGTTAAATGTATAATCTTtcaaattcttttattgtcatTAAATGTACGGCTTTAGTCAGCTGAGTCTCTTCACAGGTAGATGAAAAGCAAATTATTGTGACTAGTGGATATAAGGGATGCAATCTTGTGCCTCTGTGTcattgtttttctcttttttcatttcttttgcgGATTTATCAAGGTATTCCTGTAAAGTTAGTAATTATGCTTAGAGAATACTAGGAGAATGTGTACATTGGATTTCAAGTCTATTGAAAGCTTAAGGCTGGTTGATATCTAGACTCAATTTCTTACTTTAATGGTTTATTTTGTCTTTATATTTGCACGAGTAGTTGGTAGTTCAAAAATTATGCAAGGAGAAAGTTCAGCTAGCAACTCTTTCTAGTGAGAGCTCAAGAAAGTCTATGCAAGTGGATATGTGGGATGGAATTTAAAGGGCTGTTTTATCTCTATAGTGTTTTTAAAACTTATGATTGGTTTTGCAATTTGCACAGGTTGCTGAAAAAATAATGATTATGCATCAAGAATGTTTGGATTGCAATTTCAAGTCTATTGAAAGCCTAAGGGAAGCCATTAGTCGAAGAGCTCCTACTCCTCATGTTAAACAGGTAAGTTCTATTGTACATTAGGAGTCATTTTGTTGAAGAAATGCCTGTGgacattgtttttttttcatcctcTTCCTTACTCATGCCAGGTTttggatgatgatgaagacagTGATGGCGACGATGATGATACTGATCCTACcatgaataaagatgaggcATCTGGTATGATTGTGGACGAACCAGAGTCTTCTGCAGTAGAGCCAAAGACCAAGCAGGCAGTCGAATCAGAAGATGGCTGGGAGGTGGTCGGACCAAGAAGAGGTTGGGGTAAAAGAAATTAGGTTGGAATATTAATACCTTCTTTGACAGTTATGCAGGTAATTtctattgtacatttgtacatAAATAGTTTCAACAGCTCTTTGAGTTTGccaattccttttttttttttttgggggttgAAGAAGTACATGTGGACATTGGTTTTCATCCTCTTCCTTACTCATGCCAGGTTTTGGATGATGACAAAGACGGTGAGGACGTTGGTTGGGACATTGGTGGGACGTTGGACTACCTCCCAAGAAGAGGTCGGGGTAATAGAAATTATCTCTgaatattaatatttttgaTGGGCGAGGAAGTGGCTGCCTTAATTTTACTGGCTTCAGTATTTAATCATTACGGACACGGTTAGAATTTGGGCATCATTACGGGCTTCAATCTTTAGTCAGTTGACTTATATCGTATTCCATTCTAGTATTGTGGATTGAGGGGGCTGCTCTATCCTATATGTGGCTGCTTTATCTTAAATATTTTCTTGTTCTGTTGGGATCTAGAGCATTAAGTGGTACGTGTAAAGAAAGTTTTGCTTTGTATACAGCTTAACACCAAGGATTGTCGTTGAATTTGTTGCAATTTCAACCTGCTCAGTCTTTAGGCCGGATGTGTTCAGTGGAGAAACGATGGTTTAATTCCTTCATCTCTTCGTTTGGTCCAGTTTTCCCTTTAATGAGAATAACACGTAATGAAATCTAAATGAAGACAACATAAGATAGCACAGTTTGGATGCATACAACAAAAAACATTGTAACTATCCAAGGGATTCCAAGCCATGGAAGGGTAgagatcttttttttcttttttttattcgaTTAGTAAAAGAATACAAAAAAACCTACAAGGAAAACCTACAAGCCATGGAAGGGTAGAGATCTTTGGTGTCCCCTCCATGCAAGAATTTAGCAGCCGGTGTGTTCTCTGGTGTGAACTAGTTGCTTTTGTATGGATGCATGAAAACCGATGTGATCAATTGTAACTTGTGACTTCACATTATATCTGTAGTGCAAGCGGTAAGCTTTCTTATGGTCTGAAAAGGCATGATGCAGTGCCCCTAATATTACCTGAAAGGTTTTCCGTTATTCTTCTGTAAGTATTCAGTGCGCTTTACTTGTTATCTTGCCGGGTTTTGAAACAGTGTCCAAAttatacaagagaaaatatGGATAACCTTACAGGCTTATTTCGACCCAAATATGAGTAGAAAATAAGTCTCCACTGCTGATGCTCTTAGGAGTTTCCTAATCTCTCATCTCTATAAGTACTGCACAAGAATGACGATCGATAAGCAAAATTAAGTGTAGAAAcagacctctctctctctctctctcaaccatTAGAGGATCGAGCATTTGAGCTCGATGTAGTTAATGTGATTCAAGCTGGTTCTTTCTGTTGTCAATGCCACTGATGGTTGTACTTTTAATTGAATCACCTGTCTTCTTCATAAAACCTCTTCAGCTTTCTGGGATTGAgctgagaaaagaaagaaaaaacaaaggtTCATGCCTGCAGACTAGTAGTTGATAGTTGCCATTTTAACATGTTTGTAGGTGATATAGCTATTAGCGAAAGATTAGTGATTAGTCCAGTACTAAAACTACATAATTATAACTCTCTAAACTTGTCTGCCATAATTTGTAGTGTGTTGATTCACAGGACACTAACCTTGAACTAAATTTCAATGAAAATTAGAGTGTACCAATATGACTATCTAGTGGAAGAGCATACTATCACTTTGTCAGCAGAATCTGTTATGAGTTTTTGGTAGTTGCCTATACAAACAACCATTTCACAACTAAAATCAATATAGTCTCTTCCCAATTATATACTatgaaacaaagaacaaaTCCAGGGGAATTGTTTACATTAGAATCAAAAGTTGGAAGCTAGCTAATTATCAGCATACCTTAATTTATATCTACCATCTGTGTTTCTCTCAATTGAAAGTCACAGAGTATCTCAAATTTTTCGTTTACATAGCAATGAACACACAGAGAGCTCATTATATAAACGATTGAGCAAAACTTTAGTTTATAATCACCGGACCCAATAAGCAGCTGAGTTACCAAACACAGCCTATATAGCATGAGAAACTCTTCACTTCACTACCTAAGACATCATCACAAAGCCATCATCACTTCCACCCACCAATTCCTCCACTTGTTCTCCTCCTTACCTTCCCCTCTTCTCGAATCGCAAAACACATCTCTCCATTCTCTTCCAATCCAAACCCGGAGGCGTGCATTAGTCTATCTCTTACAACTAGGCCTTCCGAACAAACCCAAAACAATCCACGCTCAGGTTCTCGCATTGGGTTTTCGACAGGATGTCTTCCTGTCcaatcttcttcttgattCGTACAAGAGATGTGGGTTGATTGTTTATGCACGGAAGGTGTTTGATACAATGCCTGAGAGGAGCTCCGTCACTTGGTCCTCCATGGTTTCGATGTACGCCAAACATGGCAAGAGTGAGGAAGCACTGTATGTGTTCTCGGAGTTTCATAGAAGCTCTGATGGGAGGCCGAATGAGTATACGTTGCCTAGTGTTATTCGGGCTTGTACGCAATTAGGAGGTGCTGATCAAGGCGCCCAAGTACATTGTTTTGTTGTAAAGACTGGTTTTGATAAGGAAGTCTTTGTGGGTACTTCTTTGATTGATTTTTATGTGAAAATGGGTGATATGGAGGAGGCGAGATTGATTTTTGATGGGTTGGATGTTAGAAGCGCGGTTACTTGGACTATAGTCATAGCAGGGAACGCGAAAAGTGGGAGGAGTGAGGAGGCTTTGGAACTGTTTTGTCGTATGAGGGACAGTGATGTTGTTCCGGATAAATATGTGCTCTCTGCTCTTCTGACGGCATGTTCTGCGCTCAAGTTTGTTGGAGGCGGCAAGCAGATCCATGCTTATGCGCTGAGAAGGGGAACGGAAATGGATGTTCTGGTGGTTAATGTACTAGTAGATTTCTACACAAAGTGCAGTCAAGTCCAGGCGGGTCAGAAGCTATTTGATAAGATGGTGGATAAGGACCTTATATCATGGACCACAATGATAGCAGGGTATATGCAGAACTCAATGCACATGGAGGCCGTTAAGCTATTTTCTGACATGACCAGATCGGGTTGGAAGCCAGACGGATATGGGTGCAGTAGCATTCTTACTTCATGTGGTTCACTTGGGGCTCTAAAACATGGGAGACAAGTGCACGCTTATACTATAAGGGGTGATCTTGTCTGCGAATATTATGTGAAGAATAGTttgattgatatgtatgcaaaaTGTGATTCACTGAACGACGCAAGAAGAGTTTTTGATTCCATGACTGATCATAATGTGGTCTCTTACAATGCAATGATTGAAGGATACTCAAGACAGGAGAAGTTGGTTGAAGCTTTGGATCTTTTCAATCTGATGAGGCTTAGATTGGTCCGGCCTAGTATCTTGACATTTGTCAGTCTTCTTGGTGTCTCAGCTGCTTCATTGACCTTGGAATTAAGCAAGCAAATCCATGGGCTGACCACCAAGTACGGATTATCCTTGGATGTTTTTGCGGGCAGCGCTCTCATAGATGTTTATTCCAAGTGTTCATGTATTCAAGAAGCTAAACTTGTATTCGaggaaatgaatgaaaaagacATAGTAGTGTGGAATGCAATGTTTTGCGGATACGCCCAACAGCTGGATAGTGAAGAGGCTTTTAAGTTGTACTCAGAACTACAGGTATCGAGACAAATTCCTAATGAGTTTACTTTTGCTTCCCTAATCTCAGCAGCCAGCAACCTAGCAAGTATCCAGCATGGTCAAAAGTTTCACAGCCAGATCATTAGAATTGGTCTTGAGAATGATCCTTTTGTCACAAATGCCCTTGTGGATATGTATTCCAAGTGTGGAAACATTCACGAGGCTCACAAAATATTCGATTCCAGAACTTTTAAAGATGTTGCCTGTTGGAATTCCATTATTTCAACGTATGCTCATCATGGAGAAGCAGAAAATGCTATTTTGATGTTTGAAAAAATGATGAAAGGGGGATTAAAACCCAACTATATTACATTTGTGGGTTTGCTATCAGCTTGTAGCCATGCAGGCCTTTTGGAAGACGGACTTCGTCACTTTGAATCAATGCCTTCGTTTGGAATTGAACCAGGGATAGACCATTATTCTTGCATCGTTTCTCTCCTGGGACGTGCTGGTAAATTATATGAAGCTAAGGAATTTATTGAGAAAATGCCAATGGAACCAGCAGCAATTCTATGGAGGAGTTTCCTGAGTGCATGTACAGCTGCAGGTAATGTTGAATTGGGGATCTATGCAGCAGAGATGACAATTTTGAGTGATCCAAAGGATAGTGGATCATATATCTTACTTTCAAATATGTATGCAGCTGAAGGTATGTGGGATGATGTCAAGAGGGTGAGGGAAAAAATGGAGTGTAATGGTGTAGTAAAAGAAACTGGACGTAGTTGGGTTTAGGAGAGGTTGACAAGCCTATTTactgaaaaattaaaagagataATTGTGAAACTCGTctgattttttcaattttagccAATCTGACTACGCAGATCAAAGGCATTGGTTTTGTGCCTGATACTACAGCATGTATGGTTCATGCTTGAGCAATCGTGCCAAGTGGAGCTGCCAACGGCATGTGCGCCTGAACAACTATGAAAATAGACTTCACAGGTGCATCTTTCTGAACTCTGAAGTGAAGATTATGCTCGACATGCAAAATGTTGGGCTACCTTTAGTCGAGATATTTAAGCTGGTGAATCAATCTAGGCTTTGAGTAATGCAGAAGGTTTACCATCTGAATGTAAGTGCATATGTGCAAACATAATGGAGGAAGATTCTTTGTTGGGATTGAAACATAAGTCGCATTCAAGAAGCTGGTACAGACATCACTGGAGCGgatgatttgatgaaataCAGAGATCACACCTAGTGGTAGTCCAAAATAGAAAAGATTGATTCTAATTGTGTACATGCATGAAGGTATTAAATGCAAGTTGATGTTCTATTTGCAGCTTAGAGAATGAGAGATACTTCAGCGGAGAAGTTCAATTATCAAGCATGATGGGAAAAGCATTGGTAAAATATCATTTCTTGATGTTGTCTTCATTGAATTACTGTGATTTAGTTTTCCAGAGGTTCTAGTTCTCCAAAGTTCAAAGTTGCATCACTTGTGTGGAGTATCACGTATGGTATGGCCTATGGGTTTCTACCATGT containing:
- the LOC126796107 gene encoding LOW QUALITY PROTEIN: pentatricopeptide repeat-containing protein At4g39530-like (The sequence of the model RefSeq protein was modified relative to this genomic sequence to represent the inferred CDS: deleted 2 bases in 1 codon; substituted 1 base at 1 genomic stop codon), coding for MRNSSLHYLRHHHKAIITSTHQFLHLFSSLPSPLLESQNTSLHSLPIQTRRRALVYLLQLGLPNKPKTIHAQVLALGFRQDVFLSNLLLDSYKRCGLIVYARKVFDTMPERSSVTWSSMVSMYAKHGKSEEALYVFSEFHRSSDGRPNEYTLPSVIRACTQLGGADQGAQVHCFVVKTGFDKEVFVGTSLIDFYVKMGDMEEARLIFDGLDVRSAVTWTIVIAGNAKSGRSEEALELFCRMRDSDVVPDKYVLSALLTACSALKFVGGGKQIHAYALRRGTEMDVLVVNVLVDFYTKCSQVQAGQKLFDKMVDKDLISWTTMIAGYMQNSMHMEAVKLFSDMTRSGWKPDGYGCSSILTSCGSLGALKHGRQVHAYTIRGDLVCEYYVKNSLIDMYAKCDSLNDARRVFDSMTDHNVVSYNAMIEGYSRQEKLVEALDLFNLMRLRLVRPSILTFVSLLGVSAASLTLELSKQIHGLTTKYGLSLDVFAGSALIDVYSKCSCIQEAKLVFEEMNEKDIVVWNAMFCGYAQQLDSEEAFKLYSELQVSRQIPNEFTFASLISAASNLASIQHGQKFHSQIIRIGLENDPFVTNALVDMYSKCGNIHEAHKIFDSRTFKDVACWNSIISTYAHHGEAENAILMFEKMMKGGLKPNYITFVGLLSACSHAGLLEDGLRHFESMPSFGIEPGIDHYSCIVSLLGRAGKLYEAKEFIEKMPMEPAAILWRSFLSACTAAGNVELGIYAAEMTILSDPKDSGSYILLSNMYAAEGMWDDVKRVREKMECNGVVKETGRSWVGEVDKPIYXKIKRDNCETRLIFSILANLTTQIKGIGFVPDTTACMVHA
- the LOC126796111 gene encoding pre-rRNA-processing protein TSR2-like, whose protein sequence is MEPERKLTGAAATVFQEGVGLVMSRWSALQLAVENEWGGRDSRQKAEQLVSDIVYWVNHSTEPLYIDDLEEMLIEAMSSLNTLIEDGSIEEVAEKIMIMHQECLDCNFKSIESLREAISRRAPTPHVKQVLDDDEDSDGDDDDTDPTMNKDEASGMIVDEPESSAVEPKTKQAVESEDGWEVVGPRRGWGKRN